A region of Zeugodacus cucurbitae isolate PBARC_wt_2022May chromosome 5, idZeuCucr1.2, whole genome shotgun sequence DNA encodes the following proteins:
- the LOC105216416 gene encoding sodium-dependent neutral amino acid transporter B(0)AT3: MANTAQLLRRQSSRDFGGVLKSQKSIDQLELREMRGRLVPKEHHTSSTHHHAHATHHHQPMYGATNQAFLGDAFDESTELEPDGFGAQASTSKSKAELTAAVAATVEAQEEDIVEGEKEGEERESWDNKIMFLLATIGYAVGLGNVWRFPYLAQKNGGGAFLVPYFIMLCVQGLPIFYLELAVGQRLRKGAIGVWSQVSPYLGGIGISSAVVSYIVALYYNTIIAWCLIYLLHSFESPLPWADCPTRLYANYTYDHEPECVASSPTQFYWYRTTLQCSESVNEPENFNYHMAIALMVSWFLVYICMVQGITSSGKIVYMTAIFPYVVLIIFFFRGITLKGASDGVAHLFTPRWETLLDPVVWLEAGTQIFFSLGLAFGGLIAFSSYNPANNNCYRDALLVSLTNCGTSMFAGVVVFSVIGFKATSTFDRCVEDRQSLIAQNKTTNLPVCDLQKELANSASGTGLAFIIFTEAINQFPGAQIWAVLFFLMLFTLGIDSQFGTLEGVVTSLVDMKLFPNLPKEWIVGGLCCSCCLISMCFANGAGSYIFQLMDSFAGNFPLLIIALFECLSISYIYGVRRFSDDIEMMTGSRPGLYWMLCWKYLSPCAMITILLASFYQLLTEGSSYPAWIAAKGLTEKLEWPHWCIVIAFFLILSSILWIPIVAILRLCGIKVVEDSDPAWFPEAELKEVHGIVPHEPTEIERTLFCFNMDGTEGMCCPKYGLPEKSLEEEE; the protein is encoded by the exons atggcgaataccgcacagCTTTTGCGGCGACAGAGCTCGCGAGACTTTGGCGGTGTGTTGAAAAGTCAAAAGAGCATTGATCAACTGGAACTAAGG GAAATGCGCGGTCGCTTGGTACCCAAGGAACACCATACCAGCAGCACACACCACCATGCTCATGCCACCCATCACCATCAGCCCATGTACGGTGCAACCAATCAGGCGTTTCTCGGCGATGCTTTTGACGAATCGACTGAGTTGGAACCCGACGGTTTCGGTGCACAGGCGAGCACGAGCAAGTCAAAAGCAGAACTGACCGCTGCAGTCGCGGCCACAGTCGAGGCGCAAGAGGAGGACATTGTCGAGGGCGAAAAGGAGGGGGAGGAACGTGAAAGTTGGGACAACAAAATCATGTTTCTACTCGCCACAATAGG ctACGCCGTTGGCTTGGGCAATGTCTGGCGTTTTCCTTACCTGGCGCAAAAGAATGGCGGCGGCGCTTTCCTTGTGCCATATTTCATAATGCTGTGTGTACAGGGTTTGCCGATATTCTATTTGGAATTGGCTGTGGGCCAAAGGCTGCGCAAAGGTGCGATTGGTGTATGGAGCCAG GTGTCACCGTATTTGGGCGGCATTGGCATCTCATCGGCAGTTGTCAGTTATATAGTCGCTTTGTATTATAATACCATAATTGCCTGGTGCCTCATATACTTGTTGCACAGTTTTGAGTCACCTTTGCCGTGGGCCGATTGTCCCACTCGCCTCTATGCCAATTACACTTATGACCATGAGCCGGAATGTGTG GCCTCATCGCCCACGCAATTCTACTGGTATCGCACCACACTTCAGTGCTCCGAAAGCGTCAATGAGCCGGAGAATTTTAATTATCACATGGCTATAGCGTTAATGGTTTCATGGTTTCTCGTTTACATCTGTATGGTGCAGGGTATTACGTCGTCGGGCAAAATTGTCTATATGACAGCCATATTTCCATATGTGGTGCTCATAATATTCTTTTTTCGCGGCATTACTTTGAAAG GTGCCTCAGATGGCGTGGCGCATCTTTTCACGCCACGCTGGGAAACGCTACTGGATCCAGTTGTTTGGCTTGAAGCCGGCACGCAGATTTTCTTCTCCCTCGGCCTAGCGTTTGGCGGCTTGATCGCCTTCAGTTCATACAATCCTGCCAACAACAATTGCTATCGGGATGCCCTTTTAGTGTCTCTCACCAATTGCGGCACTTCAATGTTTGCGGGGGTTGTGGTCTTCTCAGTGATTGGCTTCAAGGCCACATCAACATTCGATCGCTGCGTCGAAGATCGCCAAAGTTTGATTGCacaaaataaaactacaaactTACCGGTGTGTGATCTACAAAAGGAACTGGCGAAT AGCGCTTCAGGCACTGGCTTGGCCTTCATCATATTCACCGAAGCGATCAATCAATTTCCCGGCGCTCAAATATGGGCTGTGCTGTTTTTCCTAATGCTTTTCACACTCGGCATCGACTCACAGTTCGGCACACTGGAAGGTGTCGTAACCTCGCTCGTGGATATGAAACTATTTCCTAATCTGCCTAAAGAGTGGATTGTGGGG gGACTTTGCTGTTCCTGTTGCTTGATATCAATGTGCTTTGCTAACGGCGCTGGTAGCTATATATTTCAACTGATGGACAGTTTTGCCGGCAACTTCCCACTTTTGATCATTGCGCTCTTCGAATGCCTGTCGATCAGTTATATCTACGGTGTTAGAAG GTTCTCAGACGACATTGAGATGATGACTGGTTCGCGTCCTGGTTTATATTGGATGCTCTGTTGGAAGTATCTCTCACCCTGCGCCATGATCACAATATTGCTGGCGTCGTTTTATCAATTACTCACAGAGGGCAGCAGTTATCCCGCTTGGATAGCCGCTAAAGGCCTGACCGAAAAGCTCGAGTGGCCACACTGGTgcattgttattgcatttttcctTATACTCTCATCGATATTGTGGATACCGATCGTGGCGATATTGAG ATTATGTGGCATTAAGGTGGTGGAAGACTCAGATCCTGCTTGGTTCCCAGAGGCAGAGCTGAAAGAGGTGCACGGCATTGTGCCACACGAACCTACCGAAATCGAACGCACCCTATTTTGTTTCAATATGGACGGCACAGAGGGCATGTGCTGTCCAAAATATGGTTTGCCTGAGAAATCACTCGAAGAAGAGGAGTAA
- the LOC105216417 gene encoding uncharacterized protein LOC105216417 encodes MPTRPYKRKAQAKETKTASKDDSSTKDNKSQFTQPSASRNVSTNTLERMLLHNSEELKLREKHCLFPAFNVGRFPVNSADELRLYPSFNVSMPCPIYIASNHYENVDICHRRTMAREIYRKRLHTSRTRYQTVQKDKKFKTNTKEDIYHNSFFELAKRLECDPDPYFHGSYDYYYTGGNLCILGDGEHILHVDGKNMDNLHVGVLPKFTSFTSSFLNPISSQQSGGEVFEVRSIQNLCADSAMSFALRQRNCINFYSIPSTGKMKAITRFNSTSTPFISFAQSPIDLSTFIITTMKQSVRVYDVTSRTPTLTATHDICTRDDAMRISWNMVRPWQGQTFLYANENKFFVIDTRTTPEQWLNSCSCDETNTYDCDFISSIAKSEFRDLAYVATNHKLHCLDLRYLGGNMESGAGAVCRWTHQLEYAPAFMDIYQLGAVEFIALSSALADDMCICELTREHAGQIVEDNGVNVSKSPLKSPSKRSLYKSYCLPYQPPTLQDAYQQARSVGKCLQPDADLPTRISRCSTGLAFYDTSTFPECMGEDDCDTFTLLLSSNSIGDVFAHRLIEQDTAEPEARLRSATEVENTMCEYAKRVCELTQPRLNCTEVVNLEAMRKVFRCNTLSIPLNFEEDNKTKADITPVRKRGLGRWQKPIQTLHSYKDALVQDILSIWDIDYEDDKKAISFSHIKKGLGVKPDPESLVTDWLNENIKEEKPKLIQRESMNSTSKWQSEQLDSSAMTIVHENLSYKIETFNDNEYTLDALNASFISEFMPPQQSTQLTEAILNMPGSPTEQEEFIPVKPKPKEKPVKKKSKYVKGF; translated from the exons atgccAACCCGACCATATAAGCGAAAAGCCCAAGCAAAGGAGACTAAAACTGCATCTAAA gATGACAGTTCAACTAAAGATAATAAATCACAATTCACTCAGCCAAGTGCATCAAGGAATGTTTCTACTAACACTTTAGAACGAATGTTACTTCATAATTCCGAAGAATTGAAATTACGTGAAAAACATTGTTTATTTCCTGCATTCAATGTGGGCAGATTTCCAGTTAACAGCGCTGATGAATTGCGTTTGTATCCAAGTTTCAACGTTTCCATGCCATGTCCAATTTATATCGCCAGCAACCATTACGAAAATGTGGATATATGTCACCGTCGTACAATGGCACGAGAGATATATCGCAAACGTTTACACACATCACGGACTCGTTACCAAACAGTACAAAAAG ataaaaAGTTCAAAACTAACACAAAAGAAGATATTTATCATAACTCATTTTTTGAATTGGCTAAACGTTTGGAATGTGATCCCGATCCGTACTTTCACGGTAGTTACGATTATTACTACACTGGAGGAAATCTTTGCATATTAGGGGATGGAGAACACATATTGCATGTGGATGGTAAAAACATGGACAATTTGC ATGTGGGTGTATTACCGAAATTTACTAGTTTTACTAGCAGTTTTCTCAATCCCATTAGTTCGCAACAAAGTGGTGGTGAAGTGTTTGAGGTACGTTCAATACAAAATCTGTGTGCAGATTCCGCGATGTCCTTTGCTTTGCGTCAACGTAACTGCATCAATTTCTACAGCATTCCTTCCACTGGTAAGATGAAGGCTATAACGCGGTTCAATAGCACGTCCACTCCATTTATAAGTTTCGCACAGTCCCCTATCGATTTGAGTACttttattataacaacaatgaaACAAAGTGTACGAGTTTATGATGTGACTTCACGAACACCGACACTTACGGCAACACATGACATTTGCACCAGAGATGATGCTATGAGAATAAGTTGGAATATGGTAAGACCATGGCAAggtcaaacatttttatatgccaacgaaaataaatttttcgtcATCGATACGCGCACCACACCGGAACAGTGGTTAAATAGTTGCAGTTGCGATGAAACAAACACGTATGATTGTGATTTTATATCATCAATTGCCAAAAGTGAATTTCGCGATTTGGCATACGTGGCGACCAATCATAAATTACACTGTTTAGATTTGCGCTATTTAGGTGGCAATATGGAATCGGGCGCAGGTGCGGTGTGCCGCTGGACACATCAGTTAGAATATGCGCCTGCTTTTATGGATATTTACCAACTGGGAGCTGTAGAATTTATAGCACTCAGTAGCGCTTTAGCTGATGATATGTGTATTTGTGAACTCACGCGTGAGCATGCGGGGCAAATTGTCGAAGATAATGGTGTAAATGTTAGTAAATCGCCGTTAAAGAGTCCCTCAAAAAGAAGTTTATATAAATCTTATTGCCTACCATATCAACCACCAACTCTACAGGATGCTTATCAACAGGCGCGTTCTGTCGGTAAATGTTTGCAGCCCGATGCAGATTTACCAACGCGCATATCGCGTTGCAGTACGGGCTTAGCTTTCTACGATACATCAACTTTTCCAGAATGTATGGGTGAAGACGATTGTGATACGTTTACATTATTGCTTTCATCGAATTCAATTGGCGATGTATTTGCACACCGTTTAATTGAACAGGATACTGCTGAGCCTGAGGCACGCTTAAGGTCCGCAACTGAGGTTGAGAACACAATGTGTGAATATGCAAAACGTGTTTGTGAACTCACACAGCCCCGTCTAAATTGTACAGAGGTGGTTAACTTAGAAG ctATGCGTAAGGTGTTTCGCTGCAATACACTTAGCATTCCACTCAACTTTGAAGAAGATAATAAAACCAAAGCGGATATAACACCCGTTAGAAAACGCGGTTTGGGTCGCTGGCAAAAACCCATACAAACACTACATTCTTACAAGGATGCTTTAGTGCAAGACATACTCTCCATTTGGGATATAGACTACGAAGACGATAAAAAGGCGATTTCTTTCTCGCATATCAAAAAAGGTTTGGGTGTCAAACCTGATCCAGAGAGCCTTGTTACCGATTggttaaatgaaaatatcaaaGAAGAAAAACCGAAATTAATACAGCGAGAGTCAATGAATTCGACCAGTAAATGGCAAAGCGAGCAATTAGATTCTTCTGCTATGACAATAGTACATGAAAATCTGTCTTATAAAATCGAGACTTTCAATGATAATGAGTACACGCTTGATGCTCTAAATGCTTCATTTATAAGCGAGTTTATGCCGCCACAGCAATCGACTCAACTCACCGAGGCAATACTCAATATGCCGGGTTCGCCGACTGAACAAGAAGAGTTCATACCAGTCAAGCCGAAACCGAAGGAAAAACCAGTTAAGAAGAAGTCCAAATATGTCAAAGGATTTTGA